A genome region from Bifidobacterium coryneforme includes the following:
- the ftsX gene encoding permease-like cell division protein FtsX, with product MRLRFILSSTWDNLRRNGSMILSVMLVTFISFLFIGASGLMQAQITKAKGDWYEQVEVVVWLCPDGTSQATSCATGKAPTKDEIVKLETTIRNELHDSVAKITYQSRDEFFKNTFLKQYPNGTYEGRTLTAADMQDSLRLKLKDPTKYQVVSEVLNGRDGVEEVSDQRQIFDPVFKILNRATVVTLVLAVVMVVVAILLTGTTIRMSAASRKNETEIMRLVGASNWTIRLPFILEGVVASFLGSLLAVGALSAIVKIFITDWLAQTVQWMPYINRTTVMVMAPALILGAMVLSTLASSISLRRYLKT from the coding sequence ATGAGACTTCGGTTCATTCTTTCCAGCACCTGGGATAACCTCCGACGGAACGGGTCCATGATTCTATCCGTCATGTTGGTGACTTTCATATCCTTCCTCTTCATCGGGGCCTCAGGTCTGATGCAGGCCCAGATCACCAAGGCCAAAGGGGACTGGTACGAACAGGTCGAGGTCGTTGTCTGGCTCTGCCCGGACGGGACCAGCCAGGCTACATCATGCGCTACCGGCAAGGCTCCGACAAAGGACGAGATCGTCAAGTTGGAAACCACGATTCGCAACGAACTTCATGACTCGGTGGCAAAAATCACCTACCAGAGCCGTGATGAGTTCTTCAAGAACACCTTCCTTAAGCAGTACCCCAACGGGACCTATGAAGGCCGAACCCTGACGGCGGCCGATATGCAGGATTCCCTCCGTCTGAAACTGAAGGATCCGACCAAGTATCAGGTGGTCTCCGAGGTGCTGAATGGGCGTGACGGGGTCGAGGAGGTCTCCGACCAGCGGCAGATATTCGACCCGGTGTTCAAGATCCTGAACAGGGCGACCGTGGTCACTCTGGTCCTGGCCGTGGTCATGGTGGTGGTGGCCATCCTCCTCACCGGTACCACAATCAGAATGAGTGCCGCCTCAAGAAAGAATGAAACGGAGATCATGCGTCTGGTCGGTGCTTCGAACTGGACCATCCGCCTTCCCTTCATCCTCGAAGGTGTCGTTGCCTCCTTCCTGGGATCCCTCCTGGCTGTGGGGGCCCTGAGTGCCATCGTCAAGATCTTCATCACCGATTGGCTGGCTCAAACCGTTCAATGGATGCCGTATATCAACCGGACGACGGTCATGGTCATGGCCCCGGCCCTGATCTTGGGCGCCATGGTCCTTTCCACTCTGGCGTCCTCCATCTCCCTGCGCCGGTATCTCAAGACCTGA
- the prfB gene encoding peptide chain release factor 2: MAEVDFSQALAQARAKYEMIAKALDPEGLRSRIADLEKEASAPGLWDDQENAQKVTSKLSSLQSQLKHLESASSRLDDVETLEELGREENDRDVLAEANREVESLNSDLADMEIQTLLDGEYDERAAVVTIRSGAGGVDAADWAQMLLRMYMRWSERHGFKTKIMDTSYAEEAGIKSATFQVDAPYAYGRLSVEGGTHRLVRISPFDNQGRRQTSFAAVEVIPLVEPTDHIDIPDSDIRVDTYCSSGPGGQGVNTTYSAVRITHLPTNIVVTMQDERSQIQNRAAAMAVLQSRLLVLRHEEEAKKKKELAGDIKASWGDQMRSYVLHPYQMVKDLRTGYETSDTQGVFDGNIDAFIEAGIRWRHQQRREQQEEREAAGE; encoded by the coding sequence ATGGCAGAAGTTGATTTTTCACAGGCTCTGGCTCAGGCCCGGGCAAAGTACGAGATGATCGCCAAGGCACTGGACCCGGAAGGTCTGCGCTCGCGGATTGCCGATCTCGAAAAGGAGGCCAGTGCCCCCGGGCTTTGGGACGACCAGGAGAACGCCCAGAAGGTCACCAGCAAACTCTCCTCCCTTCAGTCCCAACTCAAGCACCTGGAGTCAGCCTCCAGCAGGCTGGATGATGTGGAGACCCTGGAGGAGCTGGGGCGCGAGGAGAATGACCGGGATGTCCTGGCGGAGGCCAACAGGGAGGTCGAATCCCTGAATTCCGACCTGGCTGACATGGAGATTCAGACACTCCTCGACGGCGAGTACGACGAGCGTGCGGCCGTGGTGACCATCCGCTCCGGAGCGGGTGGCGTGGATGCAGCCGACTGGGCGCAAATGCTTCTGCGTATGTACATGAGGTGGTCCGAGCGGCACGGATTCAAGACCAAGATCATGGACACCTCCTACGCAGAGGAGGCCGGTATCAAGTCGGCCACCTTCCAGGTGGACGCTCCCTACGCCTACGGTAGGCTCTCGGTCGAGGGCGGCACCCACCGGTTGGTCCGCATCTCTCCTTTCGACAACCAGGGCCGTCGGCAGACCTCCTTCGCGGCAGTCGAGGTCATCCCCCTGGTGGAGCCCACCGATCACATCGATATTCCGGATTCGGACATCCGTGTGGATACGTATTGCTCCTCAGGACCCGGCGGACAGGGTGTCAACACCACCTATTCGGCGGTCCGTATCACCCACTTACCCACCAATATCGTGGTCACTATGCAGGATGAGCGCAGTCAGATCCAGAACAGGGCGGCCGCCATGGCCGTCCTCCAGTCCCGTCTTCTGGTTCTCCGTCACGAGGAGGAGGCCAAGAAGAAGAAGGAACTGGCCGGCGACATCAAGGCCAGTTGGGGCGACCAGATGCGTTCCTATGTGCTCCATCCCTATCAGATGGTCAAGGACCTGCGCACTGGCTATGAGACCTCGGATACCCAGGGGGTTTTCGATGGAAACATCGACGCCTTCATCGAGGCCGGCATACGTTGGCGCCACCAACAGCGTCGCGAGCAGCAGGAGGAGCGCGAGGCTGCCGGAGAGTGA
- the glmS gene encoding glutamine--fructose-6-phosphate transaminase (isomerizing) has product MCGIVGYAGSVHAACGRPLEVCLNGLGRLEYRGYDSTGVALAAPGMEKVKVRKKAGRLKNLLADIEKSPLPDATVGIGHTRWATNGEPTDLNAHPHQSRDGKVAIIHNGIIENASQLRLDLQTEGYTFVSATDTEVAAKLIGKAAQEIIDTEGVPDIFKATRRVARMLKGAFTILVVDSRQPDLVVGVRHDSPLVVGLGDGENFLGSDVAAFVAYTKEALELGQDQAVCISADSVIVTDFMGEPVPEPRRYTVDWDASAADKGGWESYMDKEIHEDPASVSDTLLGRYDDKGHLDLDEVHIDADVFRQIDKIIVVACGTASYAGLVAKYAIEHWVRIPVEVELAHEFRYRDPILTSRTLVVAISQSGETMDTLMALRHAREQGSRVLAICNTQGSTIPRESDAVLYTHAGPEVAVASTKAFLAQIVAAYLLGLYLAQVKGTMYRDEIHQTIDSLKAMPSKIQWVLDTQSEKVQETAARMIDARSFLFLGRHVGYPVAMEGALKLKEIAYTFTEGFAAGELKHGPIALVEPGEPVVVIVPSPRGRDVLHSKVISAIEEVKARGAFTIAVAEEGDEDAGRYADVVFRRPQCPTLMSPLVDVVPLQLFALDMAQLKGLDVDKPRNLAKSVTVE; this is encoded by the coding sequence ATGTGCGGAATCGTTGGATATGCCGGATCGGTTCATGCGGCCTGCGGAAGGCCGCTTGAAGTCTGTCTGAATGGCCTTGGGCGCCTTGAATACCGTGGATACGACTCCACCGGTGTGGCCCTGGCGGCCCCCGGTATGGAAAAGGTCAAGGTGCGCAAGAAGGCCGGGCGGTTGAAGAACCTCCTTGCGGATATCGAGAAATCCCCTTTGCCTGACGCGACCGTGGGTATCGGTCACACCCGCTGGGCCACCAACGGTGAACCGACCGACCTGAATGCCCACCCCCACCAGAGCCGGGACGGCAAGGTCGCCATCATCCATAACGGGATCATCGAAAACGCCTCGCAGCTTCGTCTGGACCTGCAGACCGAAGGGTACACGTTCGTCTCCGCCACCGACACCGAGGTGGCCGCCAAGCTCATCGGCAAGGCCGCCCAGGAGATCATCGATACCGAGGGGGTTCCGGACATCTTCAAGGCCACCCGTCGTGTGGCCCGGATGCTCAAGGGAGCCTTCACCATCCTGGTCGTCGACAGTCGGCAACCCGACCTGGTTGTCGGGGTCCGGCACGACTCTCCGCTGGTTGTGGGCCTGGGAGACGGGGAGAACTTCCTGGGTTCCGACGTGGCCGCCTTTGTCGCCTACACCAAGGAGGCCCTGGAGCTGGGCCAGGACCAGGCGGTCTGCATCAGCGCCGATTCGGTCATCGTCACCGATTTCATGGGGGAGCCCGTCCCCGAACCTCGCCGTTATACGGTCGACTGGGATGCCTCGGCTGCCGATAAGGGTGGCTGGGAGTCGTACATGGACAAGGAGATCCATGAGGATCCGGCCTCCGTGTCCGACACCCTCCTTGGACGGTATGACGACAAGGGGCACCTGGACCTGGACGAGGTTCACATCGATGCCGACGTCTTCCGCCAGATAGACAAGATCATCGTGGTGGCCTGCGGCACGGCCTCCTATGCCGGACTGGTGGCCAAGTACGCCATCGAGCATTGGGTTCGGATACCGGTGGAGGTGGAGCTGGCCCATGAGTTCCGCTACCGGGACCCGATTCTGACGTCACGAACCCTGGTCGTGGCCATCTCCCAGTCCGGAGAGACCATGGACACCCTGATGGCACTGCGGCACGCCCGGGAGCAAGGGTCGAGGGTCCTGGCCATCTGCAACACCCAGGGGTCCACGATTCCCCGGGAATCCGATGCCGTGCTCTATACCCATGCCGGGCCCGAGGTGGCCGTGGCCTCCACCAAGGCCTTCCTGGCCCAGATCGTCGCTGCCTACCTCCTGGGTCTCTACCTGGCCCAGGTCAAAGGGACCATGTACCGCGACGAGATCCATCAGACCATCGACAGCCTCAAGGCCATGCCCTCCAAGATCCAGTGGGTCCTCGACACCCAGTCGGAGAAGGTGCAGGAGACGGCTGCGCGGATGATCGATGCCCGTTCCTTCCTCTTCCTGGGTCGTCATGTGGGCTACCCGGTGGCCATGGAGGGTGCCCTGAAACTCAAGGAGATCGCCTACACCTTCACCGAGGGATTCGCGGCCGGGGAATTGAAGCATGGCCCCATCGCCCTTGTCGAGCCGGGGGAGCCGGTCGTGGTGATTGTTCCCAGTCCGCGCGGGCGGGATGTCCTCCACAGCAAGGTCATTTCGGCCATCGAGGAGGTCAAGGCGCGTGGCGCCTTTACCATCGCCGTGGCCGAGGAGGGTGACGAGGATGCCGGACGGTATGCGGATGTGGTCTTCCGCAGGCCCCAGTGCCCGACCCTGATGAGCCCCTTGGTCGATGTGGTCCCCCTCCAGCTCTTTGCACTGGACATGGCCCAACTCAAGGGTCTGGACGTGGACAAGCCCAGGAACCTGGCCAAGTCCGTCACCGTCGAGTAA
- the ftsE gene encoding cell division ATP-binding protein FtsE, producing the protein MALISLDGVTKIYPRGSRPALDNISLAIDRGDFVFLVGASGSGKTSLLRLLLHEEEATEGEIRVAGNDLRRLRNSEVPGYRRSIGFVFQDYKLLTNKTVWQNVAFTLEVIGARRSTIKTLVPQVLKTVGLTGKEDNYPHELSGGEAQRVALARAYVNHPQILLADEPTGNLDPTTSLGIMEVLDAINRTGTTVVMATHNEEIVNSMRKRVVELHAGKIMRDQAHGSYDSSKFFPDAEVEAKAHHAIGDPNDGDALDDARQGARPKVRIRVEAPRNKPISDGTKGAVEVVEAVAEAVHDSQYGDEGIARLANSVHSGRTGRYGEVFTSVENTLTWGKGIKNLDEAGQAQEAETGAESRQGSSSSDGQADAGSRKMDAQVDGTQKTGGMAQESPASRSGVEPNAAYDRFRPSTERPVVSAGGPSQAAVRDSAKAPHPTSGHQVKSAGKAGTVPVQAPPAPPSPPSQPGAAKERVQEDDRQ; encoded by the coding sequence ATGGCGCTGATTTCACTTGATGGCGTGACCAAGATCTACCCAAGGGGGTCCCGCCCTGCCCTGGACAACATCAGTCTGGCAATCGATCGGGGAGACTTCGTCTTCCTGGTGGGCGCCAGCGGTTCCGGCAAGACCTCGCTTCTCCGTCTTCTCCTGCATGAGGAGGAGGCCACCGAGGGTGAGATCAGAGTGGCGGGGAACGACCTACGGAGGTTGCGCAACAGCGAGGTCCCCGGTTATAGGCGTTCCATTGGTTTCGTTTTTCAGGATTACAAGCTCCTGACCAACAAAACGGTGTGGCAGAATGTCGCCTTCACCCTGGAGGTCATCGGTGCCCGTCGTTCCACCATCAAGACCCTGGTGCCGCAGGTGCTGAAGACGGTGGGGCTGACCGGCAAGGAGGACAACTATCCTCACGAGCTGTCCGGCGGTGAGGCTCAGCGTGTGGCCCTGGCCCGCGCCTATGTGAACCATCCGCAGATTCTTCTGGCCGATGAGCCTACGGGCAACCTGGATCCAACCACGTCCCTGGGCATCATGGAGGTCCTCGATGCCATCAATCGCACGGGGACCACGGTGGTCATGGCAACCCACAACGAGGAGATCGTCAACTCCATGCGCAAGCGGGTGGTGGAGCTCCATGCCGGCAAGATCATGCGTGACCAGGCGCACGGCTCATATGATTCCTCGAAGTTCTTCCCCGACGCTGAGGTGGAGGCCAAGGCCCACCATGCCATCGGAGACCCGAATGACGGGGATGCCCTCGATGATGCCCGGCAGGGAGCACGCCCAAAGGTGCGCATCAGGGTTGAGGCTCCAAGAAACAAACCCATAAGCGATGGGACCAAGGGGGCCGTCGAGGTGGTTGAGGCCGTGGCTGAAGCCGTCCATGATTCGCAGTACGGGGATGAAGGAATAGCCCGCCTGGCGAATTCCGTTCACTCAGGTCGGACCGGACGCTATGGGGAGGTCTTCACCTCCGTGGAGAACACCCTTACCTGGGGCAAGGGAATCAAGAATCTGGATGAGGCCGGACAGGCCCAGGAGGCGGAAACGGGTGCTGAGTCCCGCCAGGGGAGCAGTTCGTCCGATGGGCAGGCCGATGCGGGATCCAGGAAAATGGACGCGCAGGTGGACGGGACCCAAAAGACCGGTGGCATGGCCCAAGAATCGCCCGCTTCTCGAAGCGGGGTGGAACCAAATGCCGCCTATGACCGTTTCAGGCCATCCACGGAACGGCCGGTCGTCTCAGCCGGCGGGCCGAGCCAGGCCGCTGTGCGTGACTCCGCCAAGGCTCCGCATCCAACTTCCGGGCACCAGGTGAAATCCGCAGGCAAGGCGGGCACGGTCCCTGTCCAGGCGCCGCCCGCCCCTCCGTCCCCGCCTTCGCAACCAGGGGCGGCAAAGGAACGTGTTCAGGAGGACGATAGGCAATGA
- a CDS encoding ABC transporter substrate-binding protein, which translates to MMMAKMKAAAAAALSVALLASVGACGTTDEADKTSQGGNTETSSHPAAFDVSGIQKDPAIAAMVPESVAKDGKLTVGMETTYAPGEFMDEDGKTPIGYDVDLSKAIAKVMGLEGEMVSASFDTIIPAIGSKYDAGISSFTITKERMQSVDFVSTFKAGMAFAVKKGNPSKIDPKDICGAKVGVQTGTIEEQQATDTISADCKAKGKKPVDVQSYKQQTDAATAVVNGKIDVFYADSQVTGYAIKQTGGQLEKLGKDTDIVLQGAALKKDSGMAEATQAAMQKLIDDGTYAKILKNWGVQSGAVEKAETNPAVSD; encoded by the coding sequence ATGATGATGGCGAAGATGAAAGCAGCGGCTGCAGCCGCACTGAGCGTGGCCCTTCTGGCATCGGTCGGAGCCTGCGGAACGACGGATGAGGCCGACAAGACCAGCCAGGGAGGGAATACCGAAACAAGCTCCCACCCAGCAGCCTTCGATGTCAGCGGCATACAGAAGGACCCGGCAATCGCCGCCATGGTGCCCGAGTCGGTGGCCAAGGACGGGAAGCTGACCGTGGGCATGGAGACCACGTATGCGCCCGGAGAGTTCATGGATGAGGACGGGAAGACCCCTATCGGCTACGACGTGGACCTGTCGAAGGCCATCGCCAAGGTCATGGGGCTCGAAGGCGAAATGGTCAGCGCCTCCTTCGATACCATCATCCCCGCCATCGGCAGCAAGTATGATGCCGGCATCTCCAGCTTCACCATCACCAAGGAGCGGATGCAGTCGGTCGACTTTGTTTCCACCTTCAAGGCGGGCATGGCCTTCGCCGTCAAGAAGGGCAACCCCTCCAAGATTGATCCGAAAGATATCTGCGGCGCCAAGGTCGGTGTGCAGACCGGCACCATAGAAGAGCAGCAGGCCACCGACACGATATCCGCCGACTGCAAGGCCAAGGGCAAGAAGCCTGTGGATGTGCAGTCGTACAAGCAGCAGACCGATGCCGCCACTGCGGTGGTCAACGGCAAGATCGACGTGTTCTACGCAGACTCCCAGGTGACGGGGTACGCCATCAAGCAGACCGGTGGACAGCTGGAGAAGCTGGGCAAGGATACCGATATCGTCCTGCAGGGTGCGGCCCTGAAGAAGGACAGCGGTATGGCCGAGGCCACCCAGGCGGCCATGCAGAAGCTGATCGATGACGGCACCTACGCCAAGATCCTCAAGAACTGGGGGGTCCAGAGCGGTGCCGTCGAGAAGGCTGAAACCAACCCCGCAGTCTCCGACTGA
- a CDS encoding CHAP domain-containing protein, with translation MNMKRAKRIDTALGLVLSLSTLVGTLAFGYVNQVPQAQAAPTWYDLQQKVRNNEALKSQLAGVNEDLANQILSLNDLNSNQIPAAQKEAQDAQQNAEQANSLAQATNDRLEAARRDKADLEKKIKQTGIDYDDAKDGVAQMARKGFHGSDASQVMDIVTKSSSTQDFVDKMQSDAAVTRSETNAANDAANALNSSMNRKERLEAIEKQITSLKAKADQQAAEAQQAAAQAQAKQDSLQALRDQGAQVRAELESQKGMLTTQAAREAADIVATESMIQSLNQPGIGGSANPSAGGAQQIGGGGARPPATTPPSGGGGNTGGNGGGGWASGMNYAVPGNCPAGSGYCYGHSTGNTVGGSAYDDRQCTLWAYIRRSQLSLPVGSYMGHGFQWADSGRKLGYLVNNTPHRGAVMVFARGQRVGYWNADWTYGHVAIVERVNADGSVEISEGGTGFASFPAQERVYGASNYQYVHY, from the coding sequence ATGAACATGAAGCGTGCGAAACGGATTGACACGGCGCTTGGTCTCGTGCTGTCTCTGTCGACCCTGGTGGGCACCCTGGCCTTTGGGTATGTCAACCAGGTGCCGCAGGCCCAGGCCGCCCCGACCTGGTATGACCTCCAGCAGAAGGTGCGGAACAATGAGGCTCTGAAGAGCCAGCTGGCCGGCGTGAACGAGGATTTGGCCAACCAGATTCTCAGTTTGAACGATCTGAACTCCAACCAGATTCCCGCAGCCCAGAAGGAAGCCCAGGACGCCCAGCAGAATGCGGAGCAGGCCAATAGCCTGGCCCAGGCCACCAATGACCGTCTTGAGGCGGCCAGGCGAGACAAGGCTGACCTGGAAAAGAAGATCAAACAGACCGGCATTGATTATGACGATGCCAAGGACGGCGTGGCCCAGATGGCCCGCAAGGGGTTCCATGGGTCCGATGCCTCCCAGGTCATGGACATCGTGACCAAGTCGTCCAGTACTCAGGATTTCGTCGATAAGATGCAGTCCGACGCGGCAGTAACCAGATCCGAGACCAACGCGGCGAACGATGCGGCCAATGCACTGAATTCCTCCATGAACCGCAAGGAGCGATTGGAGGCCATCGAGAAGCAGATCACGAGTCTAAAAGCAAAAGCCGACCAGCAGGCCGCCGAGGCGCAGCAGGCTGCGGCCCAAGCCCAGGCCAAGCAGGACAGTCTCCAGGCCCTGCGTGATCAGGGTGCCCAGGTCAGGGCTGAGCTGGAAAGTCAGAAGGGTATGTTGACAACCCAGGCTGCCCGTGAAGCTGCTGACATTGTGGCCACCGAGTCGATGATCCAATCCCTGAACCAGCCAGGTATAGGTGGGTCCGCGAACCCTTCGGCGGGTGGTGCCCAGCAGATCGGAGGCGGCGGGGCGCGTCCTCCTGCAACTACTCCTCCCTCCGGTGGTGGCGGTAATACGGGCGGTAACGGTGGTGGTGGCTGGGCCAGCGGTATGAACTACGCCGTTCCCGGTAACTGCCCTGCAGGATCGGGATACTGCTACGGACACTCCACCGGGAACACCGTTGGCGGTTCCGCCTATGACGACCGCCAGTGCACCTTATGGGCGTACATCCGTCGTTCGCAGCTCAGCCTGCCTGTTGGTTCATACATGGGACATGGGTTCCAATGGGCAGATAGTGGTCGAAAGCTGGGCTATCTGGTCAACAACACCCCGCACCGGGGTGCCGTCATGGTCTTCGCCAGGGGTCAGCGCGTGGGGTACTGGAATGCCGACTGGACCTATGGACATGTTGCAATAGTGGAGCGTGTTAATGCTGATGGTTCAGTGGAGATTTCCGAGGGCGGGACGGGCTTCGCCTCTTTCCCCGCCCAGGAGAGAGTCTATGGGGCCAGTAATTACCAGTACGTGCACTACTGA
- the smpB gene encoding SsrA-binding protein SmpB: MAKETGTTLIAQNRRARHDYQVEDRFEAGIALTGTEVKSLREGRASLVESFVSIDRRHEVWLENANIPEYLNGTWNNHAPKRKRKLLLHSRQIVNLERQVQAKGYTIVPLSIYFKDGRVKVEIAVARGKREYDKRQSLREEQDKREALRVMRYKNRRR; the protein is encoded by the coding sequence ATGGCTAAGGAGACCGGAACGACCCTGATTGCGCAGAACAGAAGGGCCCGTCACGATTATCAGGTCGAGGACAGGTTTGAGGCCGGCATCGCCTTGACCGGAACCGAGGTCAAATCCCTCCGCGAGGGAAGGGCCTCCCTGGTTGAGTCTTTCGTCAGTATTGACAGGCGCCATGAGGTCTGGTTGGAGAACGCCAACATTCCGGAGTATCTGAACGGCACCTGGAACAATCATGCCCCGAAGCGCAAGAGGAAGCTCCTGCTGCACTCCCGGCAGATTGTCAATCTGGAGCGACAGGTTCAGGCCAAGGGGTATACCATTGTTCCCCTGAGCATTTATTTCAAGGACGGCAGGGTCAAGGTGGAAATTGCCGTCGCCAGGGGCAAGCGGGAGTACGACAAGCGTCAGTCCCTCCGTGAGGAGCAGGACAAGCGCGAGGCTCTGAGGGTCATGCGCTACAAGAACAGGCGTCGCTGA
- a CDS encoding amino acid ABC transporter ATP-binding protein: MKTDQSEDRKQPDSSKPAIIIRDVHKAFGDLHVLKGISLEVMPGTVTAILGPSGSGKSTLLRMINQLETRTAGEIYVNGELTGYRQVESSHGPVLQTLDDKAIARQRARIGMVFQRFNLFPHMTALGNVMEAPVHVGGVSKAKAREEAEVQLDRVGLGDRMDYYPAQLSGGQQQRVAIARALAMHPDIMLFDEPTSALDPELVGEVLGVMRQVAGEGMTMVVVTHEMGFAREVADQIVFMDEGVVVEQGGPKIIDHPATDRFRSFLDTVL, from the coding sequence GTGAAAACGGATCAAAGCGAGGATCGGAAGCAGCCGGACTCTTCAAAGCCGGCCATCATCATCAGGGACGTGCACAAGGCCTTCGGTGACCTTCACGTGCTCAAGGGAATCAGCCTGGAGGTCATGCCGGGCACGGTGACCGCCATCCTGGGCCCTTCGGGGTCGGGCAAGTCCACCCTTCTGAGGATGATCAATCAGCTGGAGACCAGGACCGCCGGTGAAATCTACGTCAATGGGGAGCTCACCGGATACAGGCAGGTGGAGTCGTCACATGGCCCGGTCCTGCAGACTCTGGACGATAAGGCCATCGCCCGCCAACGGGCCAGGATTGGCATGGTGTTCCAACGGTTCAACCTCTTCCCCCATATGACAGCCCTGGGCAACGTCATGGAGGCTCCCGTCCATGTCGGAGGGGTTTCCAAGGCCAAGGCGCGTGAGGAGGCCGAGGTCCAGCTGGACCGGGTCGGTCTGGGTGACCGCATGGACTACTATCCCGCCCAACTGTCAGGCGGTCAGCAGCAGAGGGTGGCCATTGCAAGGGCCCTGGCCATGCACCCTGACATCATGCTCTTCGATGAACCAACCAGTGCCCTGGATCCCGAGCTTGTCGGGGAGGTCCTGGGCGTCATGCGCCAGGTCGCCGGCGAGGGGATGACCATGGTTGTGGTCACTCATGAAATGGGCTTCGCCCGTGAGGTGGCCGATCAGATCGTGTTCATGGACGAGGGAGTGGTGGTTGAGCAGGGCGGGCCGAAGATCATCGACCACCCTGCCACGGATCGCTTCCGGAGCTTCCTCGATACCGTTCTGTAA
- a CDS encoding amino acid ABC transporter permease — MQTKKRTESVRIPDRIQARPVRKPGPIVAAVIVAIFVAMLIHGMVTNPKFDWPTVWKYLFNEHVLDGIKWTLLLTIYAMVLATVLAIILAVMRKSSNPVLRWVSWFFIWFFRGTPVYTQLVFWGLLSVLIPKLAIGIPFGPEFWSIDTKTVLNATVATILGLGLNEAAYLSEIVRAGIEAVDPGQSEAAKALGMPPSMIMRRIVLPQAMRIIVPPTGNETIGMLKTTSLALAVPFTLELQFATNAIANRIYKTIPLLIVASIWYLVITSVLMVVQAQLEKHYGKGFDSRPLASKSPKGTDGSEDGQDVDKINQVLMAGLNA; from the coding sequence ATGCAAACCAAGAAGAGGACGGAATCGGTTCGGATTCCCGACCGGATACAGGCCCGGCCTGTGCGCAAGCCGGGACCGATCGTGGCTGCCGTCATCGTGGCCATCTTCGTTGCCATGCTGATTCATGGCATGGTGACCAACCCCAAGTTCGACTGGCCCACGGTCTGGAAGTACCTCTTCAATGAGCACGTTCTGGACGGTATCAAGTGGACCCTCCTTCTGACCATCTACGCCATGGTTCTGGCCACGGTTCTGGCCATCATCCTGGCTGTCATGCGCAAATCGTCCAATCCGGTCCTGCGCTGGGTCAGCTGGTTCTTCATTTGGTTCTTCCGGGGCACGCCCGTATACACCCAGCTGGTTTTCTGGGGCCTTCTTTCCGTTCTGATTCCCAAGCTGGCCATCGGGATACCTTTCGGACCCGAATTCTGGAGCATAGACACCAAGACTGTGTTGAACGCAACCGTGGCCACGATTCTGGGTCTGGGACTCAACGAGGCCGCCTACCTTTCCGAGATTGTCCGTGCCGGCATCGAGGCAGTTGACCCCGGGCAGAGCGAGGCTGCCAAAGCCCTGGGCATGCCCCCCTCGATGATCATGCGTCGAATCGTCCTTCCCCAGGCCATGCGCATCATCGTGCCGCCCACTGGGAACGAGACCATAGGCATGCTCAAAACAACCTCTCTGGCCCTGGCCGTCCCCTTCACCCTGGAGCTCCAGTTCGCCACCAATGCCATCGCCAACCGCATCTACAAGACCATCCCCCTCCTGATTGTGGCCAGCATCTGGTACCTGGTCATCACGTCGGTGCTTATGGTCGTCCAGGCCCAGCTTGAAAAGCACTATGGCAAGGGATTCGATTCACGGCCTCTGGCCAGCAAGTCCCCCAAGGGGACCGACGGCAGTGAAGACGGTCAGGATGTTGACAAGATCAACCAGGTCCTGATGGCGGGGTTGAACGCATGA